A DNA window from Desulfovibrio intestinalis contains the following coding sequences:
- a CDS encoding GGDEF domain-containing protein, producing MPTPLVQSPLTSGNEPLVLCPGPRPLEKPLAAMRAAARAAARATALAAEERQALWDVLHNKSIHSVLQPIISLRDGSIFGYEALGRGPAGNPLENPEALINAALRHGRMLELEHLFRYSALKAARQIATGIRLFLNVNPNIIQDPHFGVGFTKEYLTRFAISAEDMVFEITERESVDNLRGFKKIIEHYKAQNYQISIDDAGAGYSGLNLISDVQPHFIKLDMRLIRGVDKDLTRQALIKSMQEFASLTNTRIIAEGIETEEELATLISFDVPYGQGYFIQRPAPQPQPIAEHVVRFIHRENKIKNRFFGARVHKFHVRHIIRPGFTVSPTLPVLEVVERFEHDESLQGLCVVDDGKPLGTVMRHHLHRQLSGRFGFSLFAGKTVASVMDKGFLSVDHQTTIDVVSRHAMRRESNQIYDFVTVTRDGNYAGIVTVRELLEKSIELEVANARQLNPLSELPGNALIDIELERLVRLNLDKRVLYFDIDNFKAYNDKYGFKNGDRVLKRLASIISENTPEGDFVGHIGGDDFIAVTERSEAEKVCQDIISAFAQGVAAYYNAEDFQNGYIEGKNRNHQEERFPLMSLTIVGVCATSFQSSFDLARAAADMKKRCKQLLGNNFMFDDGDGNSADEDSAQ from the coding sequence ATGCCCACGCCGTTAGTGCAAAGCCCTCTTACTTCCGGCAACGAACCGCTGGTCCTGTGCCCAGGCCCGCGCCCTCTGGAAAAACCTTTGGCCGCCATGCGGGCCGCAGCCCGCGCCGCCGCGCGTGCCACCGCTCTGGCTGCGGAAGAACGGCAAGCCCTGTGGGATGTTTTGCATAACAAAAGCATCCACAGTGTGCTGCAACCCATAATATCCCTGCGGGACGGCTCCATTTTCGGCTACGAAGCCCTTGGACGCGGCCCGGCGGGCAACCCTCTTGAAAATCCCGAAGCCCTCATCAACGCGGCCCTGCGCCACGGGCGCATGCTTGAGCTGGAGCATCTGTTCCGCTACAGCGCCCTCAAGGCGGCACGGCAGATCGCCACGGGCATACGCCTTTTTCTCAACGTCAATCCCAACATTATACAAGACCCGCACTTTGGTGTGGGCTTCACCAAAGAATATCTTACCCGCTTTGCCATCAGCGCCGAAGATATGGTTTTTGAAATCACGGAACGCGAATCCGTGGACAATTTGCGCGGCTTTAAAAAGATCATTGAGCACTATAAGGCTCAAAACTACCAGATAAGCATTGACGACGCAGGGGCCGGATATTCCGGCCTCAACCTTATTTCAGACGTGCAGCCCCACTTCATCAAGCTGGATATGCGCCTCATTCGCGGGGTGGACAAAGACCTCACCCGGCAGGCGCTTATCAAGAGCATGCAGGAATTTGCGTCGCTGACCAACACGCGCATCATTGCCGAGGGCATTGAAACGGAAGAAGAACTGGCAACCCTCATCAGCTTCGACGTGCCTTACGGCCAGGGTTACTTTATCCAGCGCCCGGCCCCGCAGCCCCAGCCCATTGCCGAGCATGTGGTGCGCTTTATCCACCGCGAAAACAAGATCAAGAATCGCTTTTTCGGCGCACGCGTACACAAGTTTCATGTGCGGCACATCATACGCCCCGGCTTCACGGTTTCCCCTACTTTGCCTGTGCTTGAGGTTGTAGAACGCTTTGAACACGACGAAAGCTTGCAAGGACTGTGCGTTGTTGACGATGGCAAACCCTTGGGCACTGTCATGCGCCACCACCTGCACCGCCAGTTGAGCGGGCGCTTCGGCTTTTCGCTCTTTGCGGGCAAAACCGTTGCTTCTGTTATGGACAAGGGGTTTTTAAGCGTAGACCACCAGACCACCATTGATGTGGTCTCCCGCCACGCCATGCGGCGTGAAAGCAACCAGATATACGACTTTGTAACTGTTACCCGCGACGGCAACTATGCGGGCATCGTCACCGTGCGCGAACTGCTTGAAAAAAGCATCGAGCTTGAAGTGGCCAATGCCCGCCAGCTCAACCCGCTTTCAGAACTGCCGGGCAACGCCCTTATTGATATTGAGCTGGAACGCCTTGTGCGGCTCAACCTGGACAAGCGCGTGCTCTATTTCGATATCGACAACTTCAAGGCCTACAACGACAAGTACGGCTTCAAAAACGGCGACCGCGTGCTCAAGCGCCTTGCATCCATCATTTCAGAAAACACGCCTGAAGGGGACTTCGTGGGTCACATCGGCGGCGACGATTTTATCGCCGTCACCGAAAGGTCCGAGGCCGAAAAGGTCTGTCAGGACATCATCAGCGCTTTTGCCCAGGGCGTCGCCGCCTACTATAACGCCGAGGATTTTCAGAACGGCTACATCGAAGGCAAAAACCGCAACCACCAGGAAGAGCGCTTCCCTCTTATGTCCCTCACCATTGTGGGCGTGTGCGCCACCAGCTTTCAAAGCAGCTTTGATCTCGCACGGGCCGCCGCTGACATGAAAAAACGCTGCAAGCAGCTTTTGGGCAATAACTTCATGTTCGACGATGGCGACGGCAACAGCGCAGACG